A portion of the Oncorhynchus kisutch isolate 150728-3 unplaced genomic scaffold, Okis_V2 scaffold1895, whole genome shotgun sequence genome contains these proteins:
- the LOC116368268 gene encoding alpha-2-macroglobulin produces MVLPGLQVWRLILFACIHWLCVCQETPRPVYMVAVPAVIQAGSEAKLCASLLQPNETLVMTVSLMADGQNKRLLHQSSDQEFHRCFQFQAPRVNSDKVQNFKVEVRGETFLSTEERRVMIKPYSPVTFIQTDKPIYNPGQTVLFRVVTLDTHFSPVNQLYNIVELEDVNHNRIGQWVNTTSSGNILQLSHPLNSEAPVGSYTIVVWIGEEKIYHNFKVEQYVLPKFEIKMNLTDKISVVQEEYEVKVCAEYTYGQPVPGKAGVKLCRPLVDNAVIPITIDERNPQGVPDYTPPCHKESIEMDHTGCASCVFNMALFTKNAGEKLLGDVFSVHAEVQEEGTGITLSEEKNVELSYVIGEFTFVDTPQIYEHGSIIEGKINAVRYNNTPISDMLVYLFEEKGWSSYLRLQNLTTDSRGIARFSVNTTSLPKENINLVVSDTPQVEYPGYRVPYFTEGNTYSR; encoded by the exons ATGGTTCTTCCTGGGCTTCAGGTTTGGAGATTGATACTCTTTGCCTGCATTCACTGGCTTTGTGTCTGTCAAGAGACTCCAAGACC GGTTTACATGGTAGCCGTTCCTGCAGTGATCCAGGCAGGCTCAGAGGCCAAGCTTTGTGCCAGCCTTCTGCAGCCCAACGAGACCCTGGTCATGACCGTATCTCTGATGGCCGACGGGCAGAACAAGAGACTTCTCCACCAGAGTTCTGACCAAGAGTTTCACCGCTGTTTCCAGTTTCAG GCCCCTCGTGTGAATAGCGACAAAGTGCAGAACTTTAAGGTGGAGGTTCGAGGAGAAACATTCCTAtcaacagaggagagaagggtcatGATCAAACCCTACAGCCCCGTGACGTTCATCCAAACGGACAAACCAATCTACAACCCAGGACAAACGG TGCTTTTTAGAGTCGTCACCTTGGATACCCATTTTAGCCCCGTCAATCAGCTG TACAACATTGTGGAACTTGAG GATGTTAATCACAACCGGATTGGACAGTGGGTCAACACTACATCCAGTGGCAACATTCTGCAGCTTTCTCACCCCCTGAACTCTGAAGCACCTGTAGGATCCTATACCATTGTAGTGTGGATTGGTGAAGAGAAAATCTACCACAACTTCAAGGTAGAACAGTATG TTTTGCCCAAGTTTGAGATCAAAATGAACCTCACTGACAAGATCAGCGTTGTTCAAGAAGAGTATGAAGTGAAAGTGTGTGCAGA ATACACGTATGGGCAGCCTGTACCTGGTAAAGCAGGGGTCAAGTTGTGCCGACCTTTGGTGGACAATGCAGTGATACCAATAACAATTGATGAGCGAAATCCACAAGGAGTTCCTGATTACACACCTCCATGCCACAAAGAGTCAATAGAG ATGGACCATACTGGCTGTGCTTCTTGTGTCTTCAACATGGCACTTTTCACAAAGAATGCAGGAGAGAAATTGCTGGGAGACGTGTTTAGTGTCCATGCAGAAGTACAGGAGGAGGGGACAG GTATTACACTGTCTGAGGAAAAAAATGTAGAGCTCTCCTATGTGATTGGAGAATTCACATTTGTTGACACGCCCCAAATCTATGAGCATGGATCAATTATCGAAGGCAAG ATAAATGCTGTTCGATATAACAACACACCCATCTCTGACATGTTAGTCTACCTGTTCGAGGAGAAAGGCTGGTCCTCATATCTACGACTACAGAACCTAACCACGGACAGTCGTGGTATTGCCAGGTTCTCCGTCAACACAACCAGTCTGCCCAAAGAGAATATTAACCTCGTA GTGAGCGACACCCCACAAGTGGAGTACCCAGGATACAGGGTCCCCTATTTCACAGAGGGCAACACCTACTCTCGCTGA